From the genome of Caldisalinibacter kiritimatiensis:
AACGTGGAAAATTATGTTACTAGCATGGAAGAAAAACTTGAAAAAACTCTTGAAAAAATTAAAGGTGTAGGTGAAGTTGATGTTATGTTAACACTAGAAGATTCAGCTGAACGTATACCAGCATTTAACACAACAAAAATGCAAGAAAGTACAGAGGAAAAAGATGCTCAAGGTGGCACTCGTAATATAGTAAAAGAAGATACAACGCAGCAGATAGTAGTAAGTAATAATGGGGGAAATGACTCACTTTTGGTTATCAAAGAAGTTAAACCAAAAGTACGTGGTGTAATTGTAGTTGCAGAAGGTGCTGAAGATATTTTAGTAAAAGAAAAACTTTACTCAGCAGTAAAAACAGTTTTAGGTATATCCGGGAATAAAGTTGAGATATATTCAAGAGAATATAGATAGTTGCAAAATACAAAATTAAACTTATCCACAGAAAATTAGTAAAAAAAATAG
Proteins encoded in this window:
- the spoIIIAG gene encoding stage III sporulation protein AG, with the protein product MNIFDKLRKGFKDGPYKKLITNMFIVLLMGVGILIATSSFTNKKAEDDKLLIDNNKNQKPIENKSYNNVENYVTSMEEKLEKTLEKIKGVGEVDVMLTLEDSAERIPAFNTTKMQESTEEKDAQGGTRNIVKEDTTQQIVVSNNGGNDSLLVIKEVKPKVRGVIVVAEGAEDILVKEKLYSAVKTVLGISGNKVEIYSREYR